The Bombus pyrosoma isolate SC7728 linkage group LG3, ASM1482585v1, whole genome shotgun sequence genome has a segment encoding these proteins:
- the LOC122566334 gene encoding gamma-aminobutyric acid type B receptor subunit 1 isoform X4 gives MIGLVIFLTLTAGIGGSLPPDDADNVLHIGGIFPIRGKGGWQGGQACMPAVNLALEDVNREKNLLPGFILKLHSNDSECEPGLGASVMYNLLYYKPHKLMLLAGCSTVCTTVAEAAKMWNLVVLCYGASSPALSDRNRFPTLFRTHPSATVHNPTRIKLLQKFGWSRVAILQQAEEVFISTVEDLEARCKEAGIEIVTRQSFLSDPSDAVRNLRRQDARIIVGLFYVVAARRVLCELYHQNLYGKSYVWFFIGWYEDNWFEKNLDTEGITCTIEQMRRAAEGHLTTEALMWNQNNDTTISGMTSEDFRQRLNKVLKESSFDIDNNHYPEGYQEAPLAYDAVWSVALAFNKTMEKLSKQGKSLKNFTYTNKEIADEIYSAINSTQFLGVSGYVAFSSQGDRIALTQIEQVVDGKYVKLGYYDTQSDNLTWRNMERWIGGKIPQDRTIVRTVLRTVSLPLFICMGTISSVGIIIALALIIFNIWNRHRRVIMSSHPVCNTIMLVGVIACLVSVFLLGIDGRFVAPWEYPAICQARSWMLSTGFTLAFGAMFSKVWRVHRLTTKTKADQAKLFMAKQKVSSIQKKVQPWKLYTMVSGLLAVDIVLLISWQVFDPLQRKMETFPLESSSFGDDDAMIRPELEHCESIHNNIWLGLVYSYKGIILVFGLFLAYETRSIKVKQINDSRYVGMSIYNVVVLCLITAPVTMVIASQQDANFAFVALAIIFCCFLSMALIFVPKVIEVIRHPKDKAESKYNPDVGMSKEDEERYQKLLSENDELQKLIAAKEEKIKLLKQTLAERDTLKGGTGNVPKDSLIVADFVTGEGTSDSAIGSYL, from the exons ATGATAGGgcttgttatatttttaacattgacGGCAGGGATCGGTGGTTCGTTACCTCCCGACGACGCCGACAATGTGTTGCATATCGGTGGTATTTTTCCCATACGAGGAAAGGGTGGATGGCAGGGTGGCCAG GCTTGCATGCCAGCAGTGAACTTGGCTCTAGAGGATGTTAACcgtgaaaaaaatttgttacctGGATTCATACTGAAGCTTCACTCGAACGATAGCGAG TGCGAGCCAGGACTCGGTGCCTCGGTgatgtacaatttattatactataaacCACACAAATTAATGTTGTTAGCCGGATGTAGTACGGTATGTACGACCGTCGCTGAAGCAGCGAAGATGTGGAACCTGGTAGTG TTGTGTTACGGTGCATCGTCTCCTGCGTTGTCGGATCGAAATCGGTTCCCGACGCTTTTCAGGACACACCCGTCAGCCACGGTGCACAATCCCACGAGAATTAAACTGTTGCAAAAATTTGGCTGGTCTCGAGTGGCAATCTTGCAGCAAGCCGAAGAAGTGTTCATATCT ACCGTGGAAGATTTAGAGGCACGTTGCAAGGAAGCAGGAATAGAAATAGTTACGCGTCAGAGCTTCCTGTCCGACCCGTCGGACGCGGTGAGAAATCTGCGTCGCCAAGATGCCAGAATCATCGTCGGTTTGTTTTACGTGGTGGCCGCGAGAAGAGTTCTCTGCGAATTGTATCATCAGAATCTCTATGGCAAAAGTTACGTGTGGTTCTTCATCGGTTGGTACGAGGATAATTGGTTCGAGAAGAACTTGGACACGGAGGGAATCACGTGCACGATAGAACAAATGAGGCGCGCGGCTGAAGGACACTTGACCACCGAGGCTCTCATGTGGAATCAAAATAACGACACGACAATCAGCGGGATGACTTCCGAGGATTTTAGACAGAGATTAAACAAAGTGCTGAAAGAAAGCAGCTTCGACATCGATAACAATCACTACCCCGAAGGATATCAAGAGGCGCCCCTCGCTTACGACGCGGTTTGGTCGGTGGCGTTAG CTTTCAATAAAACAATGGAGAAGCTGAGTAAGCAAGGGAAGAGCCTAAAGAACTTCACCTACACCAACAAGGAGATAGCAGACGAAATTTACTCGGCGATCAACTCCACTCAGTTTCTAGGGGTATCT GGATACGTTGCATTTAGTTCGCAAGGTGACAGAATCGCATTGACCCAAATCGAGCAAGTGGTCGATGGAAAGTACGTCAAGTTGGGATATTACGATACGCAAAGCGACAATCTGACTTGGAGGAATATGGAAAGGTGGATCGGTGGTAAAATACCTCAGGACAGGACCATCGTAAGGACCGTTCTAAGGACAGTCTCGTTGCCTTTGTTTATTTGCATGGGAACCATATCCTCGGTGGGAATCATAATAGCGCTGgcattaatcatttttaatatatggaACAGGCACAGAAG GGTTATAATGTCGTCACATCCTGTGTGCAATACAATAATGCTTGTTGGAGTGATAGCGTGTCTGGTGTCGGTGTTTCTTTTGGGAATCGATGGTAGATTCGTCGCACCGTGGGAATATCCAGCTATCTGCCAGGCTAGATCCTGGATGTTATCTACGGGGTTTACTCTGGCGTTCGGCGCGATGTTTAGCAAAGTGTGGCGGGTCCACAGACTCACGACAAAGACGAAAGCCGATCAAGCGAAA TTGTTCATGGCTAAACAAAAAGTTTCGTCCATACAGAAGAAAGTTCAACCGTGGAAGCTGTATACGATGGTAAGCGGACTATTAGCGGTGGATATAGTGTTGTTAATCTCCTGGCAAGTATTCGATCCTTTGCAAAGAAAGATGGAAACCTTTCCGTTGGAGTCGTCTTCGTTCGGCGATGACGATGCAATGATCAGACCTGAGTTAGAACATTGTGAGAGCATACACAATAATATTTGGCTTG GTTTGGTTTACAGCTACAAAGGAATAATTCTGGTATTCGGACTGTTTTTGGCGTACGAAACGAGGAGCATCAAAGTTAAACAGATCAATGATTCCAGATACGTCGGGATGTCGATATACAACGTGGTTGTTCTCTGTTTGATCACAGCGCCGGTGACGATGGTGATTGCCAGCCAGCAAGATGCTAATTTCGCTTTCGTTGCACTCGCCATTATTTTCTGCTGTTTCTTAAGCATGGCGCTGATCTTTGTGCCTAAAGTGATCGAAGTGATCAGGCATCCAAAGGACAAGGCCGAATCTAAATACAATCCGGACGTGGGCATGTCGAAGGAAGACGAGGAAAGGTATCAGAAGCTCCTTAGCGAGAACGACGAGCTTCAGAAACTGATCGCCGCG aaggaagaaaagatcAAACTTCTAAAACAGACGTTGGCCGAGCGAGACACGCTGAAAGGTGGCACCGGAAACGTTCCGAAGGACTCGTTGATAGTCGCCGATTTTGTAACCGGCGAGGGGACTTCGGATAGCGCAATCG GATCGTACTTGTAG
- the LOC122566334 gene encoding gamma-aminobutyric acid type B receptor subunit 1 isoform X3: protein MIGLVIFLTLTAGIGGSLPPDDADNVLHIGGIFPIRGKGGWQGGQACMPAVNLALEDVNREKNLLPGFILKLHSNDSECEPGLGASVMYNLLYYKPHKLMLLAGCSTVCTTVAEAAKMWNLVVLCYGASSPALSDRNRFPTLFRTHPSATVHNPTRIKLLQKFGWSRVAILQQAEEVFISTVEDLEARCKEAGIEIVTRQSFLSDPSDAVRNLRRQDARIIVGLFYVVAARRVLCELYHQNLYGKSYVWFFIGWYEDNWFEKNLDTEGITCTIEQMRRAAEGHLTTEALMWNQNNDTTISGMTSEDFRQRLNKVLKESSFDIDNNHYPEGYQEAPLAYDAVWSVALAFNKTMEKLSKQGKSLKNFTYTNKEIADEIYSAINSTQFLGVSGYVAFSSQGDRIALTQIEQVVDGKYVKLGYYDTQSDNLTWRNMERWIGGKIPQDRTIVRTVLRTVSLPLFICMGTISSVGIIIALALIIFNIWNRHRRVIMSSHPVCNTIMLVGVIACLVSVFLLGIDGRFVAPWEYPAICQARSWMLSTGFTLAFGAMFSKVWRVHRLTTKTKADQAKLFMAKQKVSSIQKKVQPWKLYTMVSGLLAVDIVLLISWQVFDPLQRKMETFPLESSSFGDDDAMIRPELEHCESIHNNIWLGLVYSYKGIILVFGLFLAYETRSIKVKQINDSRYVGMSIYNVVVLCLITAPVTMVIASQQDANFAFVALAIIFCCFLSMALIFVPKVIEVIRHPKDKAESKYNPDVGMSKEDEERYQKLLSENDELQKLIAAKEEKIKLLKQTLAERDTLKGGTGNVPKDSLIVADFVTGEGTSDSAIETDQVG from the exons ATGATAGGgcttgttatatttttaacattgacGGCAGGGATCGGTGGTTCGTTACCTCCCGACGACGCCGACAATGTGTTGCATATCGGTGGTATTTTTCCCATACGAGGAAAGGGTGGATGGCAGGGTGGCCAG GCTTGCATGCCAGCAGTGAACTTGGCTCTAGAGGATGTTAACcgtgaaaaaaatttgttacctGGATTCATACTGAAGCTTCACTCGAACGATAGCGAG TGCGAGCCAGGACTCGGTGCCTCGGTgatgtacaatttattatactataaacCACACAAATTAATGTTGTTAGCCGGATGTAGTACGGTATGTACGACCGTCGCTGAAGCAGCGAAGATGTGGAACCTGGTAGTG TTGTGTTACGGTGCATCGTCTCCTGCGTTGTCGGATCGAAATCGGTTCCCGACGCTTTTCAGGACACACCCGTCAGCCACGGTGCACAATCCCACGAGAATTAAACTGTTGCAAAAATTTGGCTGGTCTCGAGTGGCAATCTTGCAGCAAGCCGAAGAAGTGTTCATATCT ACCGTGGAAGATTTAGAGGCACGTTGCAAGGAAGCAGGAATAGAAATAGTTACGCGTCAGAGCTTCCTGTCCGACCCGTCGGACGCGGTGAGAAATCTGCGTCGCCAAGATGCCAGAATCATCGTCGGTTTGTTTTACGTGGTGGCCGCGAGAAGAGTTCTCTGCGAATTGTATCATCAGAATCTCTATGGCAAAAGTTACGTGTGGTTCTTCATCGGTTGGTACGAGGATAATTGGTTCGAGAAGAACTTGGACACGGAGGGAATCACGTGCACGATAGAACAAATGAGGCGCGCGGCTGAAGGACACTTGACCACCGAGGCTCTCATGTGGAATCAAAATAACGACACGACAATCAGCGGGATGACTTCCGAGGATTTTAGACAGAGATTAAACAAAGTGCTGAAAGAAAGCAGCTTCGACATCGATAACAATCACTACCCCGAAGGATATCAAGAGGCGCCCCTCGCTTACGACGCGGTTTGGTCGGTGGCGTTAG CTTTCAATAAAACAATGGAGAAGCTGAGTAAGCAAGGGAAGAGCCTAAAGAACTTCACCTACACCAACAAGGAGATAGCAGACGAAATTTACTCGGCGATCAACTCCACTCAGTTTCTAGGGGTATCT GGATACGTTGCATTTAGTTCGCAAGGTGACAGAATCGCATTGACCCAAATCGAGCAAGTGGTCGATGGAAAGTACGTCAAGTTGGGATATTACGATACGCAAAGCGACAATCTGACTTGGAGGAATATGGAAAGGTGGATCGGTGGTAAAATACCTCAGGACAGGACCATCGTAAGGACCGTTCTAAGGACAGTCTCGTTGCCTTTGTTTATTTGCATGGGAACCATATCCTCGGTGGGAATCATAATAGCGCTGgcattaatcatttttaatatatggaACAGGCACAGAAG GGTTATAATGTCGTCACATCCTGTGTGCAATACAATAATGCTTGTTGGAGTGATAGCGTGTCTGGTGTCGGTGTTTCTTTTGGGAATCGATGGTAGATTCGTCGCACCGTGGGAATATCCAGCTATCTGCCAGGCTAGATCCTGGATGTTATCTACGGGGTTTACTCTGGCGTTCGGCGCGATGTTTAGCAAAGTGTGGCGGGTCCACAGACTCACGACAAAGACGAAAGCCGATCAAGCGAAA TTGTTCATGGCTAAACAAAAAGTTTCGTCCATACAGAAGAAAGTTCAACCGTGGAAGCTGTATACGATGGTAAGCGGACTATTAGCGGTGGATATAGTGTTGTTAATCTCCTGGCAAGTATTCGATCCTTTGCAAAGAAAGATGGAAACCTTTCCGTTGGAGTCGTCTTCGTTCGGCGATGACGATGCAATGATCAGACCTGAGTTAGAACATTGTGAGAGCATACACAATAATATTTGGCTTG GTTTGGTTTACAGCTACAAAGGAATAATTCTGGTATTCGGACTGTTTTTGGCGTACGAAACGAGGAGCATCAAAGTTAAACAGATCAATGATTCCAGATACGTCGGGATGTCGATATACAACGTGGTTGTTCTCTGTTTGATCACAGCGCCGGTGACGATGGTGATTGCCAGCCAGCAAGATGCTAATTTCGCTTTCGTTGCACTCGCCATTATTTTCTGCTGTTTCTTAAGCATGGCGCTGATCTTTGTGCCTAAAGTGATCGAAGTGATCAGGCATCCAAAGGACAAGGCCGAATCTAAATACAATCCGGACGTGGGCATGTCGAAGGAAGACGAGGAAAGGTATCAGAAGCTCCTTAGCGAGAACGACGAGCTTCAGAAACTGATCGCCGCG aaggaagaaaagatcAAACTTCTAAAACAGACGTTGGCCGAGCGAGACACGCTGAAAGGTGGCACCGGAAACGTTCCGAAGGACTCGTTGATAGTCGCCGATTTTGTAACCGGCGAGGGGACTTCGGATAGCGCAATCG aAACGGACCAGGTTGGCTGA
- the LOC122566334 gene encoding gamma-aminobutyric acid type B receptor subunit 1 isoform X1, with protein sequence MIGLVIFLTLTAGIGGSLPPDDADNVLHIGGIFPIRGKGGWQGGQACMPAVNLALEDVNREKNLLPGFILKLHSNDSECEPGLGASVMYNLLYYKPHKLMLLAGCSTVCTTVAEAAKMWNLVVLCYGASSPALSDRNRFPTLFRTHPSATVHNPTRIKLLQKFGWSRVAILQQAEEVFISTVEDLEARCKEAGIEIVTRQSFLSDPSDAVRNLRRQDARIIVGLFYVVAARRVLCELYHQNLYGKSYVWFFIGWYEDNWFEKNLDTEGITCTIEQMRRAAEGHLTTEALMWNQNNDTTISGMTSEDFRQRLNKVLKESSFDIDNNHYPEGYQEAPLAYDAVWSVALAFNKTMEKLSKQGKSLKNFTYTNKEIADEIYSAINSTQFLGVSGYVAFSSQGDRIALTQIEQVVDGKYVKLGYYDTQSDNLTWRNMERWIGGKIPQDRTIVRTVLRTVSLPLFICMGTISSVGIIIALALIIFNIWNRHRRVIMSSHPVCNTIMLVGVIACLVSVFLLGIDGRFVAPWEYPAICQARSWMLSTGFTLAFGAMFSKVWRVHRLTTKTKADQAKLFMAKQKVSSIQKKVQPWKLYTMVSGLLAVDIVLLISWQVFDPLQRKMETFPLESSSFGDDDAMIRPELEHCESIHNNIWLGLVYSYKGIILVFGLFLAYETRSIKVKQINDSRYVGMSIYNVVVLCLITAPVTMVIASQQDANFAFVALAIIFCCFLSMALIFVPKVIEVIRHPKDKAESKYNPDVGMSKEDEERYQKLLSENDELQKLIAAKEEKIKLLKQTLAERDTLKGGTGNVPKDSLIVADFVTGEGTSDSAIGGGISVYTQSSRASASDFEFSGSYL encoded by the exons ATGATAGGgcttgttatatttttaacattgacGGCAGGGATCGGTGGTTCGTTACCTCCCGACGACGCCGACAATGTGTTGCATATCGGTGGTATTTTTCCCATACGAGGAAAGGGTGGATGGCAGGGTGGCCAG GCTTGCATGCCAGCAGTGAACTTGGCTCTAGAGGATGTTAACcgtgaaaaaaatttgttacctGGATTCATACTGAAGCTTCACTCGAACGATAGCGAG TGCGAGCCAGGACTCGGTGCCTCGGTgatgtacaatttattatactataaacCACACAAATTAATGTTGTTAGCCGGATGTAGTACGGTATGTACGACCGTCGCTGAAGCAGCGAAGATGTGGAACCTGGTAGTG TTGTGTTACGGTGCATCGTCTCCTGCGTTGTCGGATCGAAATCGGTTCCCGACGCTTTTCAGGACACACCCGTCAGCCACGGTGCACAATCCCACGAGAATTAAACTGTTGCAAAAATTTGGCTGGTCTCGAGTGGCAATCTTGCAGCAAGCCGAAGAAGTGTTCATATCT ACCGTGGAAGATTTAGAGGCACGTTGCAAGGAAGCAGGAATAGAAATAGTTACGCGTCAGAGCTTCCTGTCCGACCCGTCGGACGCGGTGAGAAATCTGCGTCGCCAAGATGCCAGAATCATCGTCGGTTTGTTTTACGTGGTGGCCGCGAGAAGAGTTCTCTGCGAATTGTATCATCAGAATCTCTATGGCAAAAGTTACGTGTGGTTCTTCATCGGTTGGTACGAGGATAATTGGTTCGAGAAGAACTTGGACACGGAGGGAATCACGTGCACGATAGAACAAATGAGGCGCGCGGCTGAAGGACACTTGACCACCGAGGCTCTCATGTGGAATCAAAATAACGACACGACAATCAGCGGGATGACTTCCGAGGATTTTAGACAGAGATTAAACAAAGTGCTGAAAGAAAGCAGCTTCGACATCGATAACAATCACTACCCCGAAGGATATCAAGAGGCGCCCCTCGCTTACGACGCGGTTTGGTCGGTGGCGTTAG CTTTCAATAAAACAATGGAGAAGCTGAGTAAGCAAGGGAAGAGCCTAAAGAACTTCACCTACACCAACAAGGAGATAGCAGACGAAATTTACTCGGCGATCAACTCCACTCAGTTTCTAGGGGTATCT GGATACGTTGCATTTAGTTCGCAAGGTGACAGAATCGCATTGACCCAAATCGAGCAAGTGGTCGATGGAAAGTACGTCAAGTTGGGATATTACGATACGCAAAGCGACAATCTGACTTGGAGGAATATGGAAAGGTGGATCGGTGGTAAAATACCTCAGGACAGGACCATCGTAAGGACCGTTCTAAGGACAGTCTCGTTGCCTTTGTTTATTTGCATGGGAACCATATCCTCGGTGGGAATCATAATAGCGCTGgcattaatcatttttaatatatggaACAGGCACAGAAG GGTTATAATGTCGTCACATCCTGTGTGCAATACAATAATGCTTGTTGGAGTGATAGCGTGTCTGGTGTCGGTGTTTCTTTTGGGAATCGATGGTAGATTCGTCGCACCGTGGGAATATCCAGCTATCTGCCAGGCTAGATCCTGGATGTTATCTACGGGGTTTACTCTGGCGTTCGGCGCGATGTTTAGCAAAGTGTGGCGGGTCCACAGACTCACGACAAAGACGAAAGCCGATCAAGCGAAA TTGTTCATGGCTAAACAAAAAGTTTCGTCCATACAGAAGAAAGTTCAACCGTGGAAGCTGTATACGATGGTAAGCGGACTATTAGCGGTGGATATAGTGTTGTTAATCTCCTGGCAAGTATTCGATCCTTTGCAAAGAAAGATGGAAACCTTTCCGTTGGAGTCGTCTTCGTTCGGCGATGACGATGCAATGATCAGACCTGAGTTAGAACATTGTGAGAGCATACACAATAATATTTGGCTTG GTTTGGTTTACAGCTACAAAGGAATAATTCTGGTATTCGGACTGTTTTTGGCGTACGAAACGAGGAGCATCAAAGTTAAACAGATCAATGATTCCAGATACGTCGGGATGTCGATATACAACGTGGTTGTTCTCTGTTTGATCACAGCGCCGGTGACGATGGTGATTGCCAGCCAGCAAGATGCTAATTTCGCTTTCGTTGCACTCGCCATTATTTTCTGCTGTTTCTTAAGCATGGCGCTGATCTTTGTGCCTAAAGTGATCGAAGTGATCAGGCATCCAAAGGACAAGGCCGAATCTAAATACAATCCGGACGTGGGCATGTCGAAGGAAGACGAGGAAAGGTATCAGAAGCTCCTTAGCGAGAACGACGAGCTTCAGAAACTGATCGCCGCG aaggaagaaaagatcAAACTTCTAAAACAGACGTTGGCCGAGCGAGACACGCTGAAAGGTGGCACCGGAAACGTTCCGAAGGACTCGTTGATAGTCGCCGATTTTGTAACCGGCGAGGGGACTTCGGATAGCGCAATCGGTGGGGGTATTTCTGTTTATACTCAATCATCTCGAGCTTCTGCTTCTGACTTTGAGTTTTCAGGATCGTACTTGTAG
- the LOC122566334 gene encoding gamma-aminobutyric acid type B receptor subunit 1 isoform X2 produces the protein MIGLVIFLTLTAGIGGSLPPDDADNVLHIGGIFPIRGKGGWQGGQACMPAVNLALEDVNREKNLLPGFILKLHSNDSECEPGLGASVMYNLLYYKPHKLMLLAGCSTVCTTVAEAAKMWNLVVLCYGASSPALSDRNRFPTLFRTHPSATVHNPTRIKLLQKFGWSRVAILQQAEEVFISTVEDLEARCKEAGIEIVTRQSFLSDPSDAVRNLRRQDARIIVGLFYVVAARRVLCELYHQNLYGKSYVWFFIGWYEDNWFEKNLDTEGITCTIEQMRRAAEGHLTTEALMWNQNNDTTISGMTSEDFRQRLNKVLKESSFDIDNNHYPEGYQEAPLAYDAVWSVALAFNKTMEKLSKQGKSLKNFTYTNKEIADEIYSAINSTQFLGVSGYVAFSSQGDRIALTQIEQVVDGKYVKLGYYDTQSDNLTWRNMERWIGGKIPQDRTIVRTVLRTVSLPLFICMGTISSVGIIIALALIIFNIWNRHRRVIMSSHPVCNTIMLVGVIACLVSVFLLGIDGRFVAPWEYPAICQARSWMLSTGFTLAFGAMFSKVWRVHRLTTKTKADQAKKKVQPWKLYTMVSGLLAVDIVLLISWQVFDPLQRKMETFPLESSSFGDDDAMIRPELEHCESIHNNIWLGLVYSYKGIILVFGLFLAYETRSIKVKQINDSRYVGMSIYNVVVLCLITAPVTMVIASQQDANFAFVALAIIFCCFLSMALIFVPKVIEVIRHPKDKAESKYNPDVGMSKEDEERYQKLLSENDELQKLIAAKEEKIKLLKQTLAERDTLKGGTGNVPKDSLIVADFVTGEGTSDSAIGGGISVYTQSSRASASDFEFSGSYL, from the exons ATGATAGGgcttgttatatttttaacattgacGGCAGGGATCGGTGGTTCGTTACCTCCCGACGACGCCGACAATGTGTTGCATATCGGTGGTATTTTTCCCATACGAGGAAAGGGTGGATGGCAGGGTGGCCAG GCTTGCATGCCAGCAGTGAACTTGGCTCTAGAGGATGTTAACcgtgaaaaaaatttgttacctGGATTCATACTGAAGCTTCACTCGAACGATAGCGAG TGCGAGCCAGGACTCGGTGCCTCGGTgatgtacaatttattatactataaacCACACAAATTAATGTTGTTAGCCGGATGTAGTACGGTATGTACGACCGTCGCTGAAGCAGCGAAGATGTGGAACCTGGTAGTG TTGTGTTACGGTGCATCGTCTCCTGCGTTGTCGGATCGAAATCGGTTCCCGACGCTTTTCAGGACACACCCGTCAGCCACGGTGCACAATCCCACGAGAATTAAACTGTTGCAAAAATTTGGCTGGTCTCGAGTGGCAATCTTGCAGCAAGCCGAAGAAGTGTTCATATCT ACCGTGGAAGATTTAGAGGCACGTTGCAAGGAAGCAGGAATAGAAATAGTTACGCGTCAGAGCTTCCTGTCCGACCCGTCGGACGCGGTGAGAAATCTGCGTCGCCAAGATGCCAGAATCATCGTCGGTTTGTTTTACGTGGTGGCCGCGAGAAGAGTTCTCTGCGAATTGTATCATCAGAATCTCTATGGCAAAAGTTACGTGTGGTTCTTCATCGGTTGGTACGAGGATAATTGGTTCGAGAAGAACTTGGACACGGAGGGAATCACGTGCACGATAGAACAAATGAGGCGCGCGGCTGAAGGACACTTGACCACCGAGGCTCTCATGTGGAATCAAAATAACGACACGACAATCAGCGGGATGACTTCCGAGGATTTTAGACAGAGATTAAACAAAGTGCTGAAAGAAAGCAGCTTCGACATCGATAACAATCACTACCCCGAAGGATATCAAGAGGCGCCCCTCGCTTACGACGCGGTTTGGTCGGTGGCGTTAG CTTTCAATAAAACAATGGAGAAGCTGAGTAAGCAAGGGAAGAGCCTAAAGAACTTCACCTACACCAACAAGGAGATAGCAGACGAAATTTACTCGGCGATCAACTCCACTCAGTTTCTAGGGGTATCT GGATACGTTGCATTTAGTTCGCAAGGTGACAGAATCGCATTGACCCAAATCGAGCAAGTGGTCGATGGAAAGTACGTCAAGTTGGGATATTACGATACGCAAAGCGACAATCTGACTTGGAGGAATATGGAAAGGTGGATCGGTGGTAAAATACCTCAGGACAGGACCATCGTAAGGACCGTTCTAAGGACAGTCTCGTTGCCTTTGTTTATTTGCATGGGAACCATATCCTCGGTGGGAATCATAATAGCGCTGgcattaatcatttttaatatatggaACAGGCACAGAAG GGTTATAATGTCGTCACATCCTGTGTGCAATACAATAATGCTTGTTGGAGTGATAGCGTGTCTGGTGTCGGTGTTTCTTTTGGGAATCGATGGTAGATTCGTCGCACCGTGGGAATATCCAGCTATCTGCCAGGCTAGATCCTGGATGTTATCTACGGGGTTTACTCTGGCGTTCGGCGCGATGTTTAGCAAAGTGTGGCGGGTCCACAGACTCACGACAAAGACGAAAGCCGATCAAGCGAAA AAGAAAGTTCAACCGTGGAAGCTGTATACGATGGTAAGCGGACTATTAGCGGTGGATATAGTGTTGTTAATCTCCTGGCAAGTATTCGATCCTTTGCAAAGAAAGATGGAAACCTTTCCGTTGGAGTCGTCTTCGTTCGGCGATGACGATGCAATGATCAGACCTGAGTTAGAACATTGTGAGAGCATACACAATAATATTTGGCTTG GTTTGGTTTACAGCTACAAAGGAATAATTCTGGTATTCGGACTGTTTTTGGCGTACGAAACGAGGAGCATCAAAGTTAAACAGATCAATGATTCCAGATACGTCGGGATGTCGATATACAACGTGGTTGTTCTCTGTTTGATCACAGCGCCGGTGACGATGGTGATTGCCAGCCAGCAAGATGCTAATTTCGCTTTCGTTGCACTCGCCATTATTTTCTGCTGTTTCTTAAGCATGGCGCTGATCTTTGTGCCTAAAGTGATCGAAGTGATCAGGCATCCAAAGGACAAGGCCGAATCTAAATACAATCCGGACGTGGGCATGTCGAAGGAAGACGAGGAAAGGTATCAGAAGCTCCTTAGCGAGAACGACGAGCTTCAGAAACTGATCGCCGCG aaggaagaaaagatcAAACTTCTAAAACAGACGTTGGCCGAGCGAGACACGCTGAAAGGTGGCACCGGAAACGTTCCGAAGGACTCGTTGATAGTCGCCGATTTTGTAACCGGCGAGGGGACTTCGGATAGCGCAATCGGTGGGGGTATTTCTGTTTATACTCAATCATCTCGAGCTTCTGCTTCTGACTTTGAGTTTTCAGGATCGTACTTGTAG